The Haladaptatus cibarius D43 genome window below encodes:
- a CDS encoding FAD-binding and (Fe-S)-binding domain-containing protein, producing MATRNVGDTGSADDATDPARDDRANYDYHDETVKRPGLVSDLERVVEGEVRFDEYSRQLYATDASAYEVTPIGVVFPTSTADVSAVMSYCAEREIPVLPRGGGTSLAGQSVNEAVVLDFTRHMDGLLDFDPKNRIARAQPGIVLGELNRTLADHELKFAPDPAWGDKSALGGAIGNNSTGSHSLKYGKTDAYVEECEVVLADGTVTRFGEITMAELRERADPESPGDPGSVDGNDAKSDAKTDLETRIYAEILRIVEEESDAIQDVFPQLKRNVSGYNLDRLVEESEDGTINVARLLAGSEGTLAIITEATVSLEPVPETKSIALLTYDNLIDAMADVAPILDHEPSAVEVLDDVLISLARDTEEFRDVVEMLPEGTDSVLLVEFYAENDEEGREKVAKLRDDREGKTALSAMEAHDKDERARFWKLRKSGLPILLSRTSDAKHISFIEDAAVPPENLPEYIEDFQRVLEENDTFASFYAHAGPGCLHIRPLVNTKSPAGVNQMEAIADGVTDLVVEYGGSVSGEHGDGRARTQWNRKLYGDHVWGVFRDLKTAFDPDWLLNPGQVCGDVDMTENLRFDPKYEFDSGFDPVLDWQNENGFQGMVELCHGCGGCRGGQETTGGVMCPTYRAADEEITSTRGRANMLRQAMSGELETVASTSPGQNAADSEQASPAEKGNEQFDVEFMHEVLDLCIGCKGCARDCPSGVDMAKLKAEVEHEHHERHGASLRDKLFANINRLSALGSKLAPVSNWATKVPGSRLLAEKTVGIARERSLPKFHEESLEEWFESRGGGRVPEQDATRRVVLFPDTYTNYNHPEAGKAAIRVLESAGVHVRIPDDVTASGRPAHSKGFLDTARDQAETNVSALAPFVRDGWDVVVVEPSDAVMFQSDYLDLLPATEESGSSSGQYTEPRAADPDAGGLRTEAERLAANAYGICEYLDEYDFDLPLAGTGSLTYHGHCHQKATKKDHHAVGVLRRAGYEVDPLDSGCCGMAGSFGYEAEHYSMSKAVGSILFDQVEESDGTEVVAPGASCRTQLGDWQGAEPPHPIEKIADALR from the coding sequence ATGGCAACACGCAACGTGGGTGACACGGGGAGCGCGGATGACGCGACCGACCCGGCCCGTGACGACCGGGCGAACTACGACTATCACGATGAAACCGTGAAACGCCCCGGACTCGTCTCCGACCTCGAAAGAGTGGTCGAGGGCGAAGTCCGGTTCGACGAATACTCTCGACAACTGTACGCGACGGACGCGAGCGCCTACGAAGTGACTCCTATCGGGGTCGTTTTCCCGACTTCCACCGCGGACGTTTCCGCGGTGATGTCCTACTGCGCGGAACGCGAAATTCCGGTGCTGCCGCGCGGTGGCGGGACGAGTCTCGCCGGACAGTCCGTCAACGAAGCAGTCGTGCTTGATTTCACTCGGCATATGGACGGTCTGCTCGATTTCGACCCCAAGAATCGAATCGCCCGCGCGCAACCCGGCATTGTCCTCGGCGAACTGAACCGAACCCTTGCAGACCACGAGTTGAAGTTCGCACCCGACCCCGCGTGGGGCGACAAAAGCGCACTCGGCGGGGCTATCGGGAACAACTCGACCGGTTCCCATTCACTGAAATACGGGAAAACGGACGCCTACGTAGAAGAATGTGAAGTCGTCCTCGCGGACGGAACCGTGACGCGGTTCGGCGAGATTACGATGGCCGAACTTCGAGAAAGGGCGGATCCGGAGTCGCCCGGCGACCCCGGATCCGTCGATGGAAACGACGCGAAATCGGACGCCAAAACCGACCTCGAAACGCGAATCTACGCCGAAATCCTGCGAATCGTGGAGGAAGAATCCGACGCGATTCAGGACGTGTTTCCGCAGTTGAAGCGCAACGTTTCGGGGTACAATCTGGATAGACTGGTAGAGGAGAGCGAAGACGGGACAATCAACGTCGCCAGACTGCTCGCCGGAAGCGAGGGGACGCTGGCCATCATCACGGAGGCGACCGTGAGCCTCGAACCGGTTCCGGAAACGAAGTCGATAGCACTCCTCACCTACGACAACCTCATCGACGCGATGGCGGACGTGGCTCCGATTCTCGACCACGAACCGTCGGCCGTGGAAGTGCTGGACGACGTGCTGATTTCGCTCGCCCGCGACACCGAGGAGTTTCGCGATGTAGTCGAAATGCTGCCCGAGGGAACCGACTCGGTTCTGCTCGTGGAGTTCTACGCCGAAAACGACGAAGAGGGGCGAGAAAAAGTCGCAAAACTGCGGGACGACCGCGAAGGAAAAACCGCACTGTCGGCGATGGAAGCCCACGACAAGGACGAGCGCGCGCGGTTCTGGAAACTCCGGAAATCCGGGCTTCCGATTTTGCTCTCGCGTACTTCCGACGCGAAACACATCTCCTTTATCGAGGACGCGGCGGTTCCCCCCGAGAATCTGCCGGAGTACATCGAGGATTTTCAGCGGGTGTTGGAGGAAAACGACACGTTCGCCAGCTTTTACGCGCACGCCGGGCCGGGGTGCCTGCACATTCGGCCCCTCGTCAACACGAAAAGTCCGGCAGGAGTGAACCAGATGGAAGCCATCGCTGACGGCGTGACAGACCTTGTGGTCGAGTACGGCGGGAGCGTGTCGGGCGAACACGGCGACGGACGCGCCAGAACGCAGTGGAACCGAAAACTGTACGGCGACCACGTCTGGGGCGTCTTCCGCGACCTCAAAACCGCATTCGACCCGGATTGGCTCCTCAATCCGGGGCAGGTCTGCGGCGACGTGGATATGACCGAAAACCTGCGATTCGACCCAAAATACGAGTTCGATTCAGGGTTCGACCCCGTTCTCGATTGGCAGAACGAAAATGGCTTTCAGGGCATGGTCGAACTCTGTCACGGCTGTGGCGGCTGTCGCGGCGGGCAGGAAACCACGGGCGGCGTGATGTGTCCGACCTATCGCGCGGCGGACGAGGAAATCACGAGTACGCGAGGCCGAGCGAACATGCTCCGACAGGCGATGAGCGGGGAGTTGGAGACGGTCGCCTCCACCTCCCCGGGACAGAACGCCGCCGACTCGGAGCAGGCCTCGCCCGCGGAGAAAGGAAACGAGCAGTTCGACGTGGAGTTCATGCACGAGGTGTTAGACCTCTGTATCGGCTGTAAGGGCTGTGCCCGCGACTGCCCCTCGGGCGTCGATATGGCGAAACTCAAAGCCGAAGTCGAACACGAACACCACGAGCGACACGGCGCGAGCCTCCGCGACAAACTGTTCGCCAACATCAACCGACTGTCCGCGCTCGGGAGCAAACTCGCACCGGTTTCGAACTGGGCGACGAAAGTTCCGGGGTCGCGCCTCCTCGCCGAGAAGACGGTCGGAATCGCGCGCGAACGAAGCCTGCCAAAATTCCACGAGGAGAGCCTCGAAGAGTGGTTCGAAAGTCGTGGTGGTGGGCGCGTCCCCGAGCAGGACGCGACGCGTCGCGTCGTGCTCTTTCCGGACACCTACACGAACTACAACCATCCCGAGGCCGGAAAGGCCGCAATTCGCGTGCTCGAATCGGCGGGCGTGCACGTCAGGATTCCGGACGACGTGACGGCGAGCGGACGACCTGCCCACTCCAAAGGCTTCCTCGACACCGCGCGCGACCAAGCCGAGACGAACGTCTCGGCGCTCGCGCCCTTCGTCCGGGACGGATGGGACGTCGTCGTGGTCGAACCCTCCGACGCCGTGATGTTCCAGTCGGACTACCTAGATTTGCTCCCCGCGACGGAAGAATCGGGTTCCTCAAGCGGCCAGTACACCGAACCGCGCGCCGCCGACCCGGATGCGGGTGGCCTCCGAACCGAAGCGGAACGACTGGCCGCGAACGCCTACGGAATTTGTGAGTATCTCGATGAGTACGACTTCGACCTCCCGCTCGCCGGAACCGGGTCGCTGACCTACCACGGTCACTGCCACCAGAAGGCGACCAAAAAAGACCATCACGCGGTCGGTGTCCTCCGCAGAGCAGGATACGAGGTAGACCCGTTGGATTCGGGATGCTGTGGCATGGCGGGCAGTTTCGGCTACGAGGCCGAACATTACTCGATGAGCAAGGCAGTTGGCTCCATCCTGTTCGACCAAGTCGAAGAAAGCGACGGAACTGAAGTCGTCGCGCCCGGCGCGTCCTGCCGCACCCAACTCGGCGACTGGCAGGGTGCGGAACCGCCACATCCAATCGAGAAAATCGCCGACGCGCTTCGATGA
- a CDS encoding metal-dependent hydrolase family protein: protein MLVLRGADVVDANGIREADVAIKDGTIVSVGDAPDDTEEIDASGKFVAPGLIDAHVHLMMDGRPDVTSIVDDNETMLAYRAAANLRSALEAGVTAVRDLGAPRSLAIDARDAVDEGVLNGPQVVACGENIVMTGGHGHWFGREADGGAEVRKAVREQLKRGADVIKCMATGGVLTEGAITGAPELDEDELSALVEAASAKYVPTAAHAHGTEGIKNAVHAGISSIEHGTFMDRDAAELMAEKGTYWVPTVKASDGILTEGVEAGIPEYAVEKGEEAANAMADAFEYALDADVKIAMGTDAGTPFNFHGDIPEELELMVKYGLTPEHALEAATVNAADLLGLSDVGLVKEGCRADLVVLDADPRENVTAWQSPAHVVSHGTIVR, encoded by the coding sequence ATGCTCGTACTCCGCGGTGCGGACGTGGTGGATGCAAACGGAATCAGGGAAGCTGACGTGGCAATCAAAGACGGAACAATCGTCTCCGTGGGGGACGCGCCCGACGACACCGAGGAAATCGACGCCAGCGGGAAGTTCGTCGCGCCGGGACTCATCGACGCGCACGTTCACTTGATGATGGACGGTCGTCCGGACGTGACCTCCATCGTGGACGACAACGAAACCATGTTGGCCTACCGCGCGGCCGCAAATCTCAGGTCGGCACTCGAAGCGGGCGTAACGGCAGTCCGCGACCTCGGCGCGCCACGGTCGCTCGCAATCGACGCACGAGACGCCGTCGATGAAGGCGTCCTCAACGGCCCACAGGTAGTCGCCTGCGGGGAAAACATCGTGATGACCGGCGGACACGGCCACTGGTTCGGACGCGAAGCCGACGGTGGCGCGGAAGTCAGAAAGGCGGTCAGAGAGCAACTCAAGCGCGGCGCGGACGTTATCAAATGTATGGCGACCGGGGGCGTTCTCACCGAGGGCGCAATTACCGGCGCGCCGGAACTCGACGAAGACGAACTGTCCGCGCTCGTTGAAGCCGCGAGTGCGAAATACGTCCCGACCGCGGCCCACGCGCACGGAACGGAAGGTATCAAAAACGCCGTCCACGCCGGAATTTCGAGCATCGAACACGGAACGTTCATGGACAGAGACGCGGCGGAGCTGATGGCCGAGAAGGGCACGTACTGGGTACCAACTGTCAAAGCATCGGACGGAATTTTGACCGAAGGTGTCGAAGCTGGAATCCCCGAATACGCCGTCGAGAAAGGAGAAGAGGCCGCGAACGCCATGGCGGATGCGTTCGAGTACGCACTCGACGCGGACGTGAAAATTGCGATGGGAACCGACGCCGGGACGCCGTTCAACTTCCACGGAGATATTCCGGAAGAACTGGAATTGATGGTCAAGTACGGACTGACGCCGGAGCATGCACTGGAAGCCGCGACGGTCAACGCCGCAGACCTGCTTGGACTGTCGGATGTCGGACTGGTCAAAGAAGGGTGTCGAGCAGACCTCGTCGTCCTCGACGCTGACCCCCGCGAGAACGTGACTGCGTGGCAATCGCCAGCACATGTCGTGTCACATGGAACCATTGTTCGCTGA
- a CDS encoding helix-turn-helix transcriptional regulator yields the protein MRRLLAVGLITVLLIGSLPAFGATQSDAPTTPQTITTSQEFDDVEFHILVYDNGSAQWTFRYERTLANEQERNQFQQFAQEFNNSQTELYTDFQKNAVELTNTGGNATGRVMKAENFSKNAYIGGGGLNKNRGIVEMSFKWSSFAAQDSGSIVIGDVFKGGLYLGENQTLVVEPEEGMIFKSAEPTEQRNMTDETLAESDTVSWSGPYEFNDQRPKVAFNSVQETTTVSGTTTPGSGAPPGSGGEEPNAQSPMMLFIAAVVLLIGLAAVFAWRQGNLGSLSSTQSTPRGGGGGATTPESNSGGNAKPAVSDEELLTDEARVKKLLRENGGRMKQVNIVDETGWSKSKVSMLLSEMEDEGEISKLRVGRENIISLDGHEPDAAGSPLDR from the coding sequence ATGAGACGGCTCCTGGCTGTCGGCCTCATCACGGTACTCCTCATCGGGTCGCTTCCCGCGTTCGGAGCGACTCAGAGCGATGCCCCGACGACTCCGCAGACGATTACCACCTCCCAGGAGTTCGACGATGTCGAGTTTCACATTCTCGTCTACGACAACGGGTCTGCTCAATGGACGTTTCGGTACGAACGAACCTTAGCCAACGAGCAGGAACGAAACCAGTTCCAACAGTTCGCACAGGAGTTCAACAACTCGCAGACGGAACTCTACACGGACTTTCAGAAGAACGCCGTCGAATTGACTAACACAGGTGGAAACGCAACCGGGCGGGTGATGAAGGCCGAAAACTTCTCGAAAAATGCCTATATTGGCGGTGGCGGTCTGAACAAGAATCGCGGTATCGTTGAAATGTCATTCAAATGGAGTTCCTTCGCCGCACAGGACTCCGGTTCCATCGTTATCGGTGACGTGTTCAAAGGTGGTCTCTATCTCGGAGAGAACCAAACCCTCGTCGTCGAACCGGAAGAGGGGATGATATTCAAATCTGCGGAACCGACGGAACAGCGGAACATGACCGACGAGACGCTCGCAGAAAGTGACACCGTCTCGTGGAGCGGCCCATACGAGTTCAACGACCAACGACCGAAAGTGGCGTTTAACTCCGTGCAAGAAACCACGACCGTTTCGGGGACGACAACTCCGGGTTCCGGTGCACCACCGGGAAGCGGCGGTGAAGAGCCGAACGCACAATCACCGATGATGTTGTTCATCGCCGCCGTCGTCCTGCTCATTGGATTGGCCGCGGTGTTTGCGTGGCGACAGGGCAACCTCGGCTCGCTTTCGTCCACACAGAGCACTCCCCGCGGTGGCGGCGGCGGTGCGACCACGCCGGAATCGAACAGCGGCGGGAACGCCAAACCGGCTGTCAGCGACGAGGAACTGCTAACCGACGAGGCCCGCGTGAAGAAACTGCTCCGCGAAAACGGCGGTCGGATGAAGCAGGTGAACATCGTGGATGAAACCGGTTGGTCGAAATCCAAGGTGAGCATGCTCCTCTCCGAGATGGAAGACGAAGGCGAAATCAGCAAACTCCGAGTTGGCCGCGAGAACATCATCAGTTTGGACGGGCACGAACCGGATGCCGCCGGGTCGCCGCTCGACCGCTGA
- a CDS encoding DUF7437 domain-containing protein has protein sequence MSTDDQTPTAANPEETFNNLLTYAELLNTPRLARLYIYILQNGPVEIETIKQDLGMAHSTTYKYVGQLEEMDVLSRNEDATPTTVTVVPIRLQLDTEHGDILATPTLIDAIGRQLASEDIRVFVERQGIAKLAAALHYTLRVMDGELTQRTAAKKLGVHPVEGMTVFTALQDVVEDAASYDPYLERSK, from the coding sequence ATGTCGACGGACGACCAAACACCCACAGCGGCGAACCCAGAGGAGACGTTCAATAATCTCCTCACGTACGCTGAACTTCTCAATACACCACGGCTGGCTCGTCTCTACATCTATATTCTTCAGAATGGCCCTGTCGAAATCGAGACGATCAAGCAAGACCTCGGAATGGCACATTCAACGACCTACAAGTACGTTGGTCAACTCGAAGAGATGGATGTCCTGTCTCGAAATGAGGATGCGACGCCAACAACGGTTACCGTCGTTCCAATTCGTCTGCAACTCGATACCGAACATGGAGATATTCTTGCGACACCCACACTGATCGATGCAATTGGACGGCAACTCGCGTCCGAGGACATCCGGGTGTTCGTCGAACGACAGGGAATCGCCAAATTGGCTGCTGCACTCCACTACACCCTTCGCGTTATGGATGGTGAGCTCACACAACGAACCGCAGCAAAGAAGCTCGGTGTCCATCCTGTCGAAGGAATGACCGTGTTCACGGCGCTCCAAGACGTCGTTGAGGATGCTGCATCCTATGACCCGTACTTGGAGCGTTCCAAATAA
- a CDS encoding glycosyltransferase encodes MSDRPPTSVLLPTTRWTDACAELAAQLGDSDELLIIHDDEDDPVIEQEDHPEGVRFVVAGEPEGCSGKANAIAAGMKAARHDRLVWTDDDYHHPPDWLATFNADYENHGPVSEVPYFVGQDPLSVLLEPLYASAGSLPLYLGNQIWGGAVVFERGDIDEAAFLGELRRTVSDDGLLMEYLQVTTVGRTRIVPIGGTVRESVERPVRWTQILRWHFPGSVAGTWLVSLLVLVGAILAPLPALVILTVLHFAVNEVLGVRRWTAVLAYPALFVFVPLVLYGLASRTFVWGDRRYRWRGKFDVTVVE; translated from the coding sequence ATGTCTGACCGACCGCCGACGAGTGTCCTTCTACCGACGACGAGGTGGACCGACGCATGTGCGGAACTAGCCGCTCAGCTCGGAGACAGCGACGAACTGTTGATAATCCACGATGACGAGGATGACCCCGTCATCGAGCAGGAAGACCACCCCGAAGGTGTCCGATTCGTCGTTGCCGGAGAGCCGGAAGGCTGTTCGGGGAAAGCCAATGCCATTGCCGCCGGAATGAAGGCCGCGCGCCACGACCGTCTCGTCTGGACCGATGATGACTACCACCACCCTCCGGACTGGCTGGCGACCTTCAACGCGGACTACGAGAACCACGGGCCGGTGTCGGAGGTGCCGTACTTCGTCGGGCAAGACCCCTTATCGGTGTTACTCGAACCGCTATACGCCTCCGCTGGTTCGTTGCCCCTCTATCTCGGCAACCAGATTTGGGGCGGCGCGGTCGTGTTCGAGCGCGGTGACATCGACGAGGCCGCGTTTCTTGGCGAACTTCGACGGACTGTCAGCGACGACGGACTCCTCATGGAATACCTCCAAGTGACGACGGTCGGTCGGACGCGCATCGTCCCCATCGGGGGAACCGTCCGCGAGTCGGTCGAGCGCCCGGTTCGGTGGACACAGATTCTCCGATGGCATTTCCCCGGTTCCGTCGCCGGGACGTGGCTGGTGTCGCTACTCGTTCTCGTAGGGGCAATCCTGGCCCCGCTCCCAGCGCTGGTCATCCTAACGGTGCTACATTTCGCCGTCAACGAGGTTCTTGGCGTCCGTCGATGGACGGCCGTGCTGGCTTACCCGGCGCTATTCGTGTTCGTACCTCTCGTTCTGTACGGACTTGCCAGTCGAACGTTCGTCTGGGGCGACCGTCGGTACCGTTGGCGCGGGAAGTTCGACGTGACGGTGGTCGAGTAG
- a CDS encoding helix-turn-helix domain-containing protein — translation MRYVTVVAYPDEEGVNRLDRRVNELELEYRAIHRMELLADDTVAMFAESRGDIEGVRRVLSESPEVFEFSITGDDAGFFSYTRYAADDLTRMLMEDRRESSYLIDMPVEHTDDGGLRVTYIGTQAAFTDALSEQPKGVRIEVERTGPYTPGPRDIVSRLTERQREVLQVAVCLGYYQEPRETTHNEIAATTGLSETTVGEHLRKIEAAVFSSLHVGATDR, via the coding sequence ATGCGTTATGTTACCGTCGTAGCCTATCCTGACGAGGAGGGAGTCAACCGACTCGACCGACGGGTCAACGAGTTGGAGCTGGAGTACCGGGCGATTCACCGCATGGAACTCCTCGCCGACGACACCGTCGCAATGTTCGCCGAGAGCCGCGGCGACATCGAAGGGGTTCGTCGAGTTCTCTCGGAGTCCCCCGAGGTCTTCGAGTTCTCGATTACCGGCGACGATGCCGGGTTCTTCTCCTACACGCGCTATGCGGCGGACGACCTGACCCGGATGCTCATGGAAGACCGGCGTGAATCGTCGTATTTGATAGATATGCCGGTAGAACACACCGACGACGGTGGTCTCCGAGTGACATACATCGGGACGCAGGCGGCCTTCACCGACGCCCTCTCCGAACAGCCGAAGGGCGTCCGGATTGAAGTCGAGCGAACCGGCCCGTACACGCCCGGCCCGCGTGATATCGTCTCTCGGCTAACCGAGCGCCAGCGCGAAGTACTTCAGGTAGCTGTCTGCCTCGGCTACTACCAAGAACCCCGCGAAACGACTCACAACGAAATCGCGGCGACGACCGGCCTCTCCGAGACGACCGTCGGTGAGCACCTCCGAAAGATTGAGGCGGCCGTGTTCTCCTCGCTTCACGTCGGCGCTACCGACCGGTGA
- a CDS encoding 6-pyruvoyl trahydropterin synthase family protein: MPESVSESSPERTLHIGRDRPIRISTGHRLLHHDGKCSRPHGHNYEIEVTITGELTEEGWVVDKGEITSIISEWDHRFLLEAGDPLIDAFEKSGDSDAVVVFDSPPTAEVMSLELERRLREELPDTISDVGVTVGETAELCGGPV; this comes from the coding sequence ATGCCCGAGTCTGTATCGGAATCTTCTCCAGAACGAACCCTCCACATCGGACGCGACCGTCCGATTCGAATCAGCACCGGCCATCGACTGCTCCACCACGACGGAAAATGTAGCCGACCGCACGGTCACAACTACGAAATTGAAGTGACCATCACCGGCGAACTCACCGAGGAAGGATGGGTCGTGGACAAGGGAGAGATTACCTCGATAATCTCCGAGTGGGATCATCGATTCCTGTTGGAGGCGGGCGACCCGCTTATCGACGCGTTCGAGAAAAGCGGTGATTCGGATGCTGTCGTAGTGTTCGATTCGCCACCGACGGCAGAAGTCATGAGTTTGGAACTCGAACGCCGACTTCGGGAGGAACTGCCGGACACCATCTCCGACGTTGGGGTCACGGTGGGAGAAACCGCGGAACTCTGTGGCGGCCCGGTGTAA
- a CDS encoding 7-carboxy-7-deazaguanine synthase QueE: protein MPVNTISGIDTKADAQSLPINELFYSLQGEGKLAGVPTVFVRTSGCNLRCWFCDSYHTSWEPTHAQMTISEIVDEVESYDANHVVVTGGEPLVHEETSILLDRLSDAGYHTTVETNGTLFRKTAIDLASISPKLASSTPTAERDPKGDGEWAKRHEERRIDIDALGKFVDSYETQLKFVVTNESDLEEIETLVSKIRAAADAPIRDTDVLLMPEGATRERLDENRERVAELAMEYGYRYTPRLHVDLWNDAPGT from the coding sequence ATGCCGGTGAACACCATTTCGGGAATCGATACGAAGGCAGACGCACAATCGCTCCCCATCAACGAATTGTTCTACTCGCTTCAAGGGGAGGGAAAACTGGCGGGAGTCCCGACCGTATTCGTCCGAACGAGTGGCTGTAACCTGCGCTGTTGGTTCTGTGACTCTTACCACACGTCGTGGGAACCGACGCACGCCCAGATGACGATTTCCGAAATCGTGGACGAGGTCGAATCCTACGACGCGAATCACGTCGTCGTCACGGGCGGCGAACCGCTGGTTCACGAAGAGACGAGCATCCTGCTCGACCGACTTTCCGACGCGGGCTATCACACGACGGTTGAGACGAACGGAACCCTCTTTCGGAAGACGGCTATCGACTTGGCGAGCATCAGCCCGAAACTCGCGTCTTCGACGCCGACCGCGGAACGCGACCCAAAGGGCGACGGTGAATGGGCAAAACGCCACGAAGAACGGCGAATCGACATCGACGCGCTCGGGAAATTCGTGGATAGCTACGAAACGCAACTGAAGTTCGTCGTCACGAACGAATCGGATTTGGAAGAAATCGAAACGCTGGTTTCGAAAATCCGTGCCGCCGCCGATGCTCCAATCCGCGATACCGACGTCCTGTTGATGCCGGAAGGGGCGACCCGCGAACGACTGGACGAAAACCGCGAGCGGGTCGCGGAACTGGCGATGGAGTACGGCTACCGATACACTCCGCGACTGCACGTCGATTTGTGGAACGACGCACCGGGAACGTAA
- the queC gene encoding 7-cyano-7-deazaguanine synthase QueC: MAHNTTTDDDSTDESTPKRAVILASGGMDSATAAYEAQERGYEPYFMHTSYGQRTEGKEFECAKQQADELDVSFLHVETSHLATIGGSSLTDDEMAVEDADLDSEEVPDTYVPFRNANLLSMAVSCAEANDCDAVFIGAHSEDFSGYPDCRPAFFEAFQQVVNVGTKDDTTIGLIAPFVEWSKTDIAERGTELGVRYEFTWSCYREEEPACGTCDACAFRLQAFQNIGVRDPIEYEKRPDY, from the coding sequence ATGGCACACAACACGACGACAGACGACGACAGCACCGACGAATCGACCCCAAAACGCGCCGTGATTCTGGCCTCCGGCGGGATGGACAGCGCGACTGCGGCCTACGAAGCCCAAGAACGAGGATACGAACCGTATTTCATGCACACCTCTTACGGCCAGCGAACCGAGGGCAAGGAGTTCGAGTGTGCGAAACAGCAAGCGGACGAACTCGACGTTTCGTTCCTTCACGTCGAAACGAGTCATCTCGCAACGATTGGCGGGTCGAGCCTGACCGACGACGAGATGGCCGTCGAAGACGCGGATTTGGACAGCGAGGAGGTTCCGGACACCTACGTTCCATTCCGTAACGCGAACCTACTTTCGATGGCGGTGTCCTGCGCCGAAGCGAACGACTGCGATGCCGTCTTCATCGGCGCGCACAGCGAGGACTTTTCGGGCTACCCCGACTGTCGTCCTGCGTTTTTCGAGGCGTTTCAGCAGGTAGTGAACGTCGGGACGAAAGACGACACGACCATCGGCCTCATCGCGCCGTTCGTCGAGTGGAGCAAAACCGATATTGCTGAACGAGGAACCGAACTCGGCGTCCGCTACGAATTTACGTGGAGTTGCTACCGCGAGGAGGAACCCGCCTGTGGTACCTGTGACGCCTGTGCGTTCCGGTTGCAGGCGTTCCAGAACATCGGCGTACGCGACCCGATAGAGTACGAAAAGCGTCCGGACTACTGA
- a CDS encoding DMT family transporter yields the protein MVQLAERVEDEVPPMAALAVAIVAVSTSAILIELSSAPSIIKAFYRVLFTTLLLAPLAVTRYRDDLKAFSPRDLLIAVVTGGALAAHFVTWFESLEWTTVAASVTLVQSQPLFVAFGAWALLDERVTRRTVIGIGIALVGMVGMSFAEVISGAAVAGENPLYGNALAVVGAIAAAGYVLAGRSLRQRVSLIPYVTVVYTVCTVVLFSVALTSDATIALTAYPPVEWLLFLGMAIGPGIFGHTVINWVLKYVESSVVSVSLLGEPLGSTLLALFILGQVPGGATILGGIVVLGGIYVTSTAESETAEASEQKMRRETAESAENQD from the coding sequence ATGGTACAGTTGGCAGAGCGGGTCGAAGACGAAGTCCCTCCGATGGCCGCGCTCGCCGTCGCAATCGTCGCCGTGAGCACGAGCGCGATTCTCATCGAACTCAGCAGTGCGCCCAGTATCATCAAGGCATTCTACCGGGTGCTGTTCACGACGCTCCTGCTCGCGCCGCTCGCAGTCACGCGCTATCGTGACGACCTCAAAGCGTTCTCCCCCCGAGACTTGCTAATCGCAGTCGTCACCGGCGGCGCGCTCGCGGCCCACTTCGTGACGTGGTTCGAGAGTCTGGAGTGGACGACAGTCGCCGCATCAGTGACGCTCGTCCAGTCACAACCGCTGTTCGTCGCCTTCGGCGCGTGGGCACTACTGGACGAGCGCGTTACCCGCCGGACGGTCATCGGCATCGGCATCGCGCTGGTCGGAATGGTTGGAATGTCGTTCGCCGAGGTGATTTCCGGTGCCGCAGTCGCCGGGGAAAACCCACTGTACGGCAACGCGCTGGCAGTCGTCGGCGCAATCGCCGCGGCGGGATACGTCCTCGCGGGACGGTCGCTCCGTCAGCGTGTGTCACTCATTCCATACGTGACCGTCGTCTACACCGTCTGTACGGTCGTTCTGTTCAGTGTCGCGCTGACGAGCGATGCGACGATTGCGCTCACTGCTTATCCGCCAGTGGAATGGCTTCTGTTCCTCGGGATGGCAATCGGGCCGGGAATCTTCGGCCACACGGTCATCAACTGGGTGCTGAAATACGTCGAATCGAGCGTCGTCAGCGTCTCGCTCCTCGGCGAACCCCTTGGCAGTACCCTCCTCGCACTGTTCATCCTCGGACAAGTTCCGGGAGGCGCGACTATTCTCGGCGGAATCGTCGTCCTCGGCGGAATCTATGTCACATCGACTGCTGAGAGCGAGACTGCGGAGGCGAGCGAACAGAAAATGCGACGGGAAACCGCGGAATCCGCCGAAAATCAGGATTGA